GAGCAGGAAACTGCCGGGTGGGGGATCGATATCCTCGATGTGAAGATTAAGGATATACAGTTACCCGAAAACATGCGGCGGATGATGGCCAACCAGGCCGAGGCGGAACGCTCACGCCGTGCCCGGGTGATTCTGGCACAGGCCGAGGAGCAGGCGGCCGGGACCTTGCTGGCCGCCGGCAAGATGATCGACCAATCCCCGTCGGCCATTAAATTGCGGCTCTACCAGACGCTTTCGAACATCGCGGCGGAAAAGAATTCGACCATCCTGTTCCCCTTTCCCGAAGAGGCAATCCACCGGAGTTCCAAATAGAGATAAGCCCCGGTTCCCCGGGGTGCCGATCCCCGGTTACCCGCTGGGTGTACGGGCCCCGGGTTACTTCAATTTTGAATTAAAGAAATTGATTGTCCGCTCCCAGGCCAGTTTGGCGGCTTCCGCGTCGTACCGCGGGGTGGTATCGTTGTGGAAACCGTGGTTGACTTCGGGATAGAAGTGGACGGCATAGTCTTTATCATGGGCCTGCAAGGCCGCTTCGTAAGCAGGCCATCCTGCGTTGACCCGCTCATCGAGCCCGGCGTATTGCAACATCAGGGGCGCCTGGATATCCGGGACGAATTCCGCATCCGGCTGGCCGCCGTAAAAGGGCACGGCGGCCCCGAGATCGGGCAGGCGAACGGCCATCATGTTGGAGATCCAGCCCCCGAAACAAAATCCCACGACTCCGACCTTCCCGGTGCTCTGTTCGTGCGACTTCAGATACCGGAAGCCCATGATAAAATCTTCCAGCATCTTATACCGGTCCCGTTGCCGTTGGAGGGCACGGCCGTCATCGTCATTTCCCGGGTAGCCGCCCAGAGGGGTCAGGGCATCGGGAGCCAGGGCGATATACCCCTCGAGCGCCGCCCGGCGGCAAACGTCTTCAATATGCGGGTTCAGCCCCCGGTTTTCATGGACCACAACAATTCCCGGGAGTTTGCCGGTGGCATCTGCAGGCCGGGCGAGGAGACCCCTGATGGTTCCGCCCCCCTCGGGCGACTCGTAGGTGATGTATTCCGTTTTCAGGCGGGCATCGTCCTGGGCAACCTGCAGCTTGTTCTTGTAATCCGGCATGATAAAACTAAGCAGGGACATGACCGTTATCCCCCCGACAGCATAGGTGGAGAGTTTGTCCATAAACTGCCGTCGGCTGAGCTGGTTGTGGGCATAGGCATCGTAGAGGTCAAAGACCTCCTGGCTGATATCTTCTTTTCGCAGATTTTTCATGGGATTCGTTTCGCGTTAATTCCTGACTAAAAGATACGCCTTAATTTTGACCGGACCCTGCGATTGTAGTTTTGGCGCCCTTTTACCCACTTCCAGTTGCCTGAATAACCTGTTGGCGATGGGTTCAATTGTTGTTTTTGAGTGAGTTGAGGCGCTTTTGATCCAGAAATTATGCAATTTAAATGTAAATCCGGCAGACATTTGGCAGTCCGGGGAATGGTCAGGTTCTGAAAGAAGCAGGAAAAGCGAAAGAAAGGGTTGGATTTTATTGTTTCGGTGGACAAAGTTGTGTACTTTTTAATTCACTTTAATAGGGATTTGCCAGGTAAAATGGCCAGATAAAATTTTATTTCCCGAACATCCCGAAGCCGCTATACATGGAACTGGTAAATCGTAGCGTATATCCCGACATCTGTCACCGCATCCTCGACGAACTTGACAAGAAACTCCCGGGTCACCTTACCTATCATTGTCTCGACCACACCATCGATGTTGCCAATGTATGCGACCATTATATTTCGTATTATTCAGTAGATGACCGTATATCCGAATTGATCCGGGTGGCGGCTGTTGCCCATGATTTCGGTTATATTTATGGGCCGGAGGATCACGAGGAACGGAGTATCCTTGAAGTGGGGCCGCTGCTCCGGAAGGGATACCTCAAAAAGGAAATCGATCTGATAGAAGGTATGATCCGCGCTACCAAAGTGCCACAGGATCCCAGCAACCTTTATGAAGAAATTCTCGCGGACGCGGACCTGGATTATTTGGGCCGGGACGACTACAATTCCCTGAGTGACGGGCTCTACAAGGAGTTTTTATATTTTGGCATAGTGAGCAGCGAGGCGGAGTGGATCAAACTTCAAATCCGATTTCTGGAAAATCACAACTACCATACGGACTGGGCAAACCGAAACCGGGTGGCCAACAAGCGGAAGGTTTTGGAAAAACTCAGGAAAAAGGCGTCTTCCGGCCTGTAGAAAGTACTCAATAAAGTATTGCCTCGGCTACGATGGTTACCACGCCCAATATCATCGGGATAAAACTGTAAACCAGGTTCCTCACCGATTTATTGACATCGCTGAATTTTTTGGTGGCAATAAGGGAATTCACGTAAATCTGTGCGCCTAATTGCCCGTAAAGGTTTTTTTCATCGTTCAGCAAGTCTGCAAAACGGTCTGAAAACGACGTTATATCCCCATAATGTGTAATGATGTCGTGAAAGAAGAACATGTTCTTGTCGAATTTTGTTTCAATCTGTGGCAAGAAACATCTGAAACTGTAAAAAATAGATCGGCAGACAAAAAAAGTAAAGCCAGCCAGGATGGCTATCAGGATGGCACTGGCGTTAAAACCCGTTTCCACGGATGTGGCGACTTCAAGGACCACCCCCAGCAGTAAGCCGTAGAAGGAAATAATAAGGCCGGCCTTGACTTCGGAGGTCCGGTTCAGCCCGTTTATGTATCCGATGGTTGCCCAGTAAACTTCGAGTTTGTCTTCTGGAAGCAGGCGGTCTGTCTTCATATGTTTGTCGGTCGGTTGCTGCCTAAAGTTAGCAATATTTGCCTTAGGCGTCATCAGTAGGAAATCGTCAGTGGAATACGCCCTGACATTCTAAAAAGGTCAACCAGCACGAATCCGGCAAATAGTGTATTTTTAAGTACATTTTACCGAATATGCCGCATTTTTTCTGTCGACACCTACGCTGCCTGTGGGGAGAATACCGTAATAGTATGGTATCCGGGAGCCGGATAGTTCCCCTGCTGTCACTCCTCGTATTAATAGCCTCCTGCGGAGGAGAACAAAAAGGGGTATCGCCCGGAAGCTCCTCCCCGACCAATGCCTATAACGAGCCCCACCGGCCGCAATTCCATTTTACCCCCCGGGAAGCCTGGATGAACGACCCGAACGGGATGTTCTACCTGGATGGGGAATACCACCTGAGTTATCAGTTTTACCCGGATAGCACGGTTTGGGGGCCGATGCACTGGGGGCACGCCGTCTCCACGGACCTGGTGCGCTGGAAGCACCTTCCCGTGGCGCTGGCTCCGGATTCCCTGGGCTATATCTTTTCCGGGAGCGCCGTGGTGGACCATAAAAACACCTCGGGGTTTGGGAACGGCTCCGAGCCGCCGGTCGTAGCCGTATATACCTACCACAACCCCATCCTTGAAGCGGCCGGGGGCGATGATTTCCAGTACCAGGGAATTGCCTACAGCCTGGACAAGGGCCGGACCTGGACAAAATATGCCGGGAATCCCGTACTGGCCAATGACACCGGCGTTCGCGACTTCCGGGACCCCAAGGTGTTTTGGCACGGGGAAAGCGAAAAGTGGATCATGGTCCTGGCCGTGTACGACCGGGTCAGGTTGTACGCTTCCTCCAATTTGAAAGAATGGGAATACCTGTCGGAATTCGGGATAGAGGGGGATACCCGCCTGTGGGAATGCCCGGATCTCTTTCGGCTCAGGGTGCCGGGTACCCGGGAGGCTAAATGGGTATTGCTCGTAAGCATCCAGCAGGAGGGGCCTTCCGGGGGGACAGGGACGTCTTACTTTGTCGGGGATTTCGACGGGACGGTGTTTACTGCTGACCCGGCGGGCCAGAAGTGGCTGGACCACGGAGCGGACAATTATGCCTTTGTCACCTGGGACAACGCCCCGACTGGTTGGGGCAGCCGGCTGGGGATCGGGTGGATGTCCAACTGGCAGTATGCCCAGCAAGTGCCGACGGTTGCGTGGCGATCCGCAATGACGGTACCCAGGATGCTGAGCCTGGCAGAGGACTCGGGGGAGCTTGTGTTGAGTGCATTGCCCGTCCCTGCCGTTACCGGGTTGCGCGGGGCCGAAGTGCAGTTGCCCATGGAATTGCGAGACAGCATACGGGTCGAAGGAGACTTCAGCCCGACCCAATGCGATATCTCCCTGCTGGTGGACCTGGAAAATACCACCGCCAGTTCATTCGGTCTGGTTTTGAAAAATGCCGGCGGTGACCGACTCACCGTTACCTTCGACCGATCTGAAGAAACCGTTACGGTAGATCGTACGGCCTCGGGGCCCCAGGGCTTTTCCGACGCGTTTTTTAAAGGGCCCCATAAAGCGACCGTGGACCTTTCCCAGGAGAGCCTGGACATCCGGGTCCTGCTGGATGCCGCGTCCATCGAAATTTTTGCCGATCGCGGCATCCTGAATTTCACCGATATCTTTTTTCCCGAATCCCCGTTTGACGAATTGTCGATCTGGGCCGAGGGAGGCACGCTAGTACTCTTTGACGGGACGGTCTATCCCATGGATTCCATCTGGTAGCCGTCAGAAGCCGTCTTCCAGCTCCACTTTGCGAATCTCCCAACGAGCGCGGTCCGACTTTACGGCGACCAGGCCGTTTTCGATTATGCGAGCTTGAATTTCAGGGGTTTGATACCTGCG
This genomic window from Robiginitalea biformata HTCC2501 contains:
- a CDS encoding dienelactone hydrolase family protein, translating into MKNLRKEDISQEVFDLYDAYAHNQLSRRQFMDKLSTYAVGGITVMSLLSFIMPDYKNKLQVAQDDARLKTEYITYESPEGGGTIRGLLARPADATGKLPGIVVVHENRGLNPHIEDVCRRAALEGYIALAPDALTPLGGYPGNDDDGRALQRQRDRYKMLEDFIMGFRYLKSHEQSTGKVGVVGFCFGGWISNMMAVRLPDLGAAVPFYGGQPDAEFVPDIQAPLMLQYAGLDERVNAGWPAYEAALQAHDKDYAVHFYPEVNHGFHNDTTPRYDAEAAKLAWERTINFFNSKLK
- a CDS encoding HD domain-containing protein translates to MELVNRSVYPDICHRILDELDKKLPGHLTYHCLDHTIDVANVCDHYISYYSVDDRISELIRVAAVAHDFGYIYGPEDHEERSILEVGPLLRKGYLKKEIDLIEGMIRATKVPQDPSNLYEEILADADLDYLGRDDYNSLSDGLYKEFLYFGIVSSEAEWIKLQIRFLENHNYHTDWANRNRVANKRKVLEKLRKKASSGL
- a CDS encoding Pycsar system effector family protein, which codes for MKTDRLLPEDKLEVYWATIGYINGLNRTSEVKAGLIISFYGLLLGVVLEVATSVETGFNASAILIAILAGFTFFVCRSIFYSFRCFLPQIETKFDKNMFFFHDIITHYGDITSFSDRFADLLNDEKNLYGQLGAQIYVNSLIATKKFSDVNKSVRNLVYSFIPMILGVVTIVAEAILY
- a CDS encoding glycoside hydrolase family 32 protein, which gives rise to MVSGSRIVPLLSLLVLIASCGGEQKGVSPGSSSPTNAYNEPHRPQFHFTPREAWMNDPNGMFYLDGEYHLSYQFYPDSTVWGPMHWGHAVSTDLVRWKHLPVALAPDSLGYIFSGSAVVDHKNTSGFGNGSEPPVVAVYTYHNPILEAAGGDDFQYQGIAYSLDKGRTWTKYAGNPVLANDTGVRDFRDPKVFWHGESEKWIMVLAVYDRVRLYASSNLKEWEYLSEFGIEGDTRLWECPDLFRLRVPGTREAKWVLLVSIQQEGPSGGTGTSYFVGDFDGTVFTADPAGQKWLDHGADNYAFVTWDNAPTGWGSRLGIGWMSNWQYAQQVPTVAWRSAMTVPRMLSLAEDSGELVLSALPVPAVTGLRGAEVQLPMELRDSIRVEGDFSPTQCDISLLVDLENTTASSFGLVLKNAGGDRLTVTFDRSEETVTVDRTASGPQGFSDAFFKGPHKATVDLSQESLDIRVLLDAASIEIFADRGILNFTDIFFPESPFDELSIWAEGGTLVLFDGTVYPMDSIW